A genomic segment from Rickettsia endosymbiont of Lasioglossum villosulum encodes:
- the aspS gene encoding aspartate--tRNA ligase, which yields MHKYRTHNCNELKISDVGTEVKLSGWVHRRRDHGNLVFVDLRDHYGITQIVFTDQNPQLMDDASRLRYESVVTVVGKVVARSEETINNTLPTGHIEVLAGEFIVESAADTLPFVINTEKDAPEDSRLKHRFLDLRREKLHNNIMLRSQIISYIHHLMIARGFTEFQTPILTASSPEGARDFLVPSRLHPGKFYALPQAPQQFKQLLMVSGFDRYFQIAPCFRDEDARADRSPGEFYQLDIEMSFVTQEDIFTTIEPIMYELFTKFTDKKVSEAPFIRIPYNESMLKYGSDKPDLRNPIIIADVTEIFRDSDFAIFRENIKKGSIVRAIPAPSAASQPRSFFDKMIEFAISEGAGGLGYIQFSESGEAKGPVAKFLSTQQLEDLKATANISNGDAVFFASDKKDKAAKLAGKVRIKLADELDLLEKDCFKFCWITDFPFYELNEETGKIDFSHNPFSMPQGGLEALENAKTTEELLELTAYQYDIVCNGIELSSGAVRNHKPEITYKAFAIAGYSEEEVDKRFGGMIRAFKFGAPPHGGIAPGIDRIVMLLAEATNIREIIAFPLNQQAEDLLMNAPNYVEDKALKELSVMLSPSARKNAEKE from the coding sequence ATGCATAAATATAGAACTCATAATTGTAATGAATTAAAAATTTCCGATGTTGGGACTGAAGTAAAACTGTCTGGTTGGGTACATAGAAGAAGAGATCATGGCAATCTAGTTTTTGTAGATTTACGTGATCATTATGGCATAACACAAATCGTGTTTACCGACCAAAATCCGCAGCTTATGGACGATGCTAGCCGTTTACGTTATGAGTCAGTTGTAACAGTAGTTGGGAAAGTAGTAGCAAGATCAGAAGAGACTATTAATAACACACTTCCTACCGGTCATATAGAAGTTTTAGCTGGTGAGTTTATTGTTGAATCAGCTGCTGATACTCTGCCGTTTGTGATTAATACGGAAAAAGACGCACCTGAAGACTCAAGGCTTAAACATCGCTTTTTAGATTTAAGACGTGAGAAGTTGCATAATAATATAATGCTACGTTCACAAATTATTTCTTATATTCATCATTTAATGATTGCAAGAGGCTTTACCGAATTTCAAACACCAATTCTTACCGCTAGCTCACCTGAGGGAGCAAGGGATTTCTTAGTCCCAAGTAGATTACATCCAGGCAAGTTTTATGCATTACCGCAAGCACCACAACAATTTAAGCAGCTATTGATGGTATCGGGATTTGATCGCTATTTCCAAATCGCTCCATGTTTTCGTGATGAAGACGCAAGAGCAGATAGGTCACCAGGCGAGTTTTATCAGCTAGATATCGAAATGTCGTTTGTTACGCAAGAAGATATATTCACCACAATCGAGCCTATAATGTATGAGCTATTTACTAAATTTACAGATAAGAAAGTATCAGAAGCACCATTTATCCGCATTCCATATAATGAGTCTATGTTAAAATACGGCTCTGATAAGCCTGATTTACGTAACCCTATTATTATTGCCGATGTAACGGAAATTTTTAGAGATTCAGACTTTGCTATTTTTAGGGAAAATATCAAGAAAGGTAGTATTGTCCGAGCAATTCCTGCACCAAGTGCTGCAAGTCAGCCTCGTAGTTTCTTCGATAAAATGATAGAATTCGCAATATCGGAGGGAGCTGGAGGACTTGGCTATATTCAGTTTAGCGAAAGCGGGGAAGCAAAAGGACCAGTTGCAAAATTCTTAAGCACTCAGCAGTTAGAAGATTTGAAGGCTACTGCTAATATTAGCAATGGAGATGCGGTATTTTTTGCTAGCGATAAGAAAGATAAAGCTGCTAAACTTGCCGGTAAGGTAAGAATTAAACTTGCTGATGAGCTAGATTTACTTGAAAAAGATTGCTTTAAATTCTGCTGGATTACCGATTTTCCATTTTATGAGCTAAACGAAGAAACCGGTAAAATTGATTTTAGCCATAATCCGTTTTCTATGCCTCAGGGTGGGTTAGAAGCTCTTGAGAACGCAAAAACAACCGAAGAGTTGCTAGAGCTTACCGCATATCAGTATGATATTGTTTGTAATGGCATAGAGCTTTCTAGCGGTGCTGTTAGAAATCATAAGCCTGAGATAACGTATAAGGCATTTGCTATAGCTGGTTATAGTGAAGAAGAAGTGGATAAACGATTTGGCGGTATGATTAGAGCGTTTAAATTTGGAGCTCCTCCACACGGCGGCATAGCTCCAGGTATAGACCGAATCGTTATGTTACTTGCGGAAGCTACTAATATAAGGGAGATAATCGCTTTTCCATTAAATCAGCAAGCCGAAGATTTATTAATGAACGCTCCGAATTACGTAGAAGATAAGGCGTTAAAAGAACTAAGTGTCATGCTATCCCCATCTGCTAGAAAGAATGCGGAGAAAGAGTAG
- a CDS encoding NAD-dependent succinate-semialdehyde dehydrogenase has product MNLLASITGKNYVNGQFITASKQISVVNPSTLKEIATVPNLELSEINSAIDNTVQTFSAWSQSSFEERIAILRKWHALVIENIDELSHILTLEQGKILAESKKEILYGASFIDWYTYAIHNIHSVVKPGNNKNHKIVTHYEPVGPAAAITPWNFPNAMITRKVVPAIAAGCSVILKPSSLTPLSALVLAKLAYDAGLPAGVFNVITGDSNIIGKAFCEDFRLRKLSFTGSTNVGKILYQASANTVKRLSLELGGNAPFIITADNDLEKVADDLVISKTRNSGQSCTSPNRIFVEESIYEKFIEILTPKFNKLKAGDGFDNASDVGPLINSAAIEKIQKLLADAQNRGAKLICGGKANNNFIEPTIIIDCLDNMDIFKTEIFGPVIACYKFKSLDEVIERANNTEYGLQGYVYSRNLSVAKMMATKLDFGMISINDPLPANAKAPFAGRKASGFGVEGSFEGIFEYLNTKYINLQQT; this is encoded by the coding sequence ATGAATTTACTAGCAAGTATTACCGGCAAGAATTATGTAAACGGGCAGTTTATAACGGCTTCAAAGCAAATCTCGGTTGTTAATCCTTCGACTTTAAAAGAGATTGCGACTGTGCCGAATTTGGAATTATCAGAAATTAATTCTGCAATAGATAACACAGTGCAAACCTTTTCAGCATGGTCGCAAAGTTCTTTTGAAGAAAGGATAGCGATTCTCCGCAAATGGCATGCTTTAGTAATCGAAAATATTGATGAGCTAAGTCATATATTAACCTTAGAGCAAGGGAAAATACTTGCTGAATCAAAAAAAGAGATCCTATATGGGGCATCTTTTATTGATTGGTATACATATGCAATTCATAATATTCATTCTGTTGTAAAGCCTGGCAATAATAAAAACCATAAAATCGTTACGCATTATGAGCCGGTAGGTCCAGCTGCTGCTATAACACCTTGGAACTTTCCAAATGCCATGATTACCCGCAAGGTAGTTCCTGCAATAGCAGCTGGTTGTAGCGTTATATTAAAGCCGTCAAGCCTTACACCGCTTTCAGCATTAGTACTAGCAAAGTTAGCTTACGACGCCGGATTGCCGGCAGGAGTGTTTAACGTTATTACTGGTGATTCTAACATTATCGGTAAGGCTTTTTGTGAAGATTTTAGACTGCGTAAATTATCGTTTACTGGTTCTACAAATGTTGGCAAAATTCTATACCAAGCTTCGGCAAATACTGTAAAGCGTTTATCTTTAGAGCTTGGCGGTAATGCTCCTTTCATTATAACAGCTGATAATGATCTAGAAAAAGTTGCAGATGATTTGGTTATTTCTAAGACTCGAAATAGCGGACAGTCTTGTACTTCCCCTAATAGAATATTTGTAGAAGAATCTATATATGAAAAATTTATAGAAATTCTAACTCCTAAATTTAACAAACTTAAAGCAGGTGACGGATTTGATAACGCATCGGATGTAGGTCCACTAATTAATTCTGCTGCTATAGAGAAAATCCAAAAATTGCTTGCCGATGCTCAAAATAGAGGGGCTAAGTTAATTTGCGGTGGTAAGGCTAATAATAATTTCATTGAGCCAACTATTATTATTGATTGTTTAGATAATATGGATATTTTTAAAACGGAAATATTTGGACCAGTAATTGCTTGCTATAAATTTAAGAGTTTAGACGAGGTAATAGAGCGTGCCAATAATACCGAATATGGTCTGCAAGGATATGTATATTCACGAAATTTAAGTGTTGCTAAGATGATGGCAACAAAGCTTGATTTCGGTATGATATCGATTAATGATCCGCTGCCAGCTAATGCTAAAGCTCCTTTTGCAGGACGTAAGGCTTCAGGTTTTGGAGTTGAAGGGTCATTTGAAGGGATATTTGAATATTTAAACACCAAATATATAAATTTACAACAAACATAG
- a CDS encoding leucyl aminopeptidase: MLHVKFTEEESLNTQALIVFIDDKLKLDSELINLDQQHHGLISKTIANKLQFTGKYGQIKIIPSVVKSGEVKYLVLAGLGSEEKLTEVKIEELAGKILQNATNAKIATIGLKIKNRISSFTSSLVASLIASGALLASYRFDKYRTTLKEADKFVVESFEISTDNNVEAAKLFEVKKLIAEGVFFTRDISNEPSNIKTPQIYAERIAETLEELNVDVSILGEREMKNLGMGALLGVGQGSQNESKLVVMEYQGASKEAPYIALVGKGVIFDTGGISLKPSNNMHLMRYDMCGSAAVVGTMIAVASQELPVNIVGVVGLVENMPSGNAQRPGDVVTTMSGQTAEVLNTDAEGRLVLADAVWYAQEKFKPKCVIDVATLTGAIVVSLGPTYAGCFSNNDELADKLIKAGEEVNEKLWRMPLHEDYDAMINSDIADMANIGNVPGAAGSSTAAHFIKRFIQEGVEWAHLDIAGVANSNKPSSLGPKGAVGYGVRLLEKFIKENYEQ, translated from the coding sequence ATGCTACATGTAAAATTTACTGAGGAAGAATCATTAAATACTCAAGCATTAATAGTGTTTATTGATGACAAATTAAAACTTGATAGTGAACTAATAAACCTTGACCAACAACATCATGGTTTGATCTCCAAGACTATTGCCAATAAATTACAATTTACTGGTAAATATGGGCAGATCAAAATTATTCCTTCTGTTGTTAAGTCAGGGGAAGTAAAATATTTAGTATTAGCAGGGCTTGGAAGTGAAGAAAAACTAACTGAGGTTAAGATTGAAGAATTAGCGGGTAAAATCCTACAAAATGCTACTAATGCTAAAATCGCTACTATTGGCTTAAAAATTAAGAATAGAATAAGCAGCTTTACATCATCGCTTGTTGCATCTTTAATTGCTAGTGGTGCGTTACTTGCTTCCTACAGATTCGATAAATATAGAACTACTTTAAAAGAAGCAGATAAGTTTGTTGTAGAATCATTTGAAATCTCTACAGATAATAACGTAGAAGCAGCAAAGTTGTTTGAAGTTAAAAAATTAATTGCTGAAGGGGTCTTTTTCACAAGAGATATTAGTAATGAACCATCAAATATTAAAACTCCACAAATATATGCTGAAAGAATAGCAGAAACACTAGAAGAATTAAATGTCGATGTTTCTATTCTTGGTGAAAGAGAAATGAAAAATCTTGGCATGGGTGCTCTTCTTGGAGTTGGTCAAGGTTCACAAAATGAATCAAAGCTAGTGGTAATGGAATATCAAGGTGCAAGCAAAGAGGCTCCTTATATTGCTCTAGTCGGAAAAGGAGTTATTTTTGATACAGGAGGTATATCTCTAAAACCATCAAATAATATGCATTTAATGAGATATGACATGTGTGGTTCTGCCGCAGTAGTTGGTACTATGATTGCGGTTGCTAGTCAAGAATTGCCGGTAAATATCGTAGGTGTTGTAGGGCTCGTTGAAAATATGCCATCAGGTAATGCACAGCGTCCTGGGGATGTTGTAACTACTATGTCAGGTCAAACTGCTGAAGTTTTAAATACCGATGCAGAGGGGCGTTTAGTTCTTGCTGATGCTGTTTGGTATGCACAAGAAAAATTCAAACCTAAATGCGTGATTGACGTTGCGACGTTAACCGGTGCTATAGTCGTTTCTTTAGGTCCTACATATGCTGGTTGTTTTTCTAATAATGATGAGCTTGCTGATAAGCTAATAAAAGCTGGTGAAGAAGTAAATGAAAAATTATGGAGAATGCCGCTTCATGAAGATTATGATGCAATGATTAACTCCGACATAGCTGATATGGCAAATATCGGTAATGTGCCAGGAGCTGCTGGAAGTTCTACCGCTGCTCATTTTATCAAACGTTTTATTCAAGAAGGGGTAGAATGGGCACATTTAGATATAGCAGGCGTTGCAAATAGCAATAAACCCTCATCGCTTGGCCCGAAGGGTGCTGTAGGTTATGGTGTAAGGCTACTTGAGAAATTTATAAAGGAAAATTATGAGCAGTAA
- the hemC gene encoding hydroxymethylbilane synthase: MIQTIRIGTRKSKLALTQTNLVIEQIKKHFPNINCEIVEITTSGDLIQNKPLYDIGGKALFLKEIEQALLDKKVDLAVHSLKDVPGIIPEDLSIAAVLEREDSRDVFVCLTHKSIEELPKNAVIGTSSVRRKLCVQRIRPDLEIIVFRGNVDSRINKLINKEVDATILAYAGLKRLNAFNPEYCHLIEHSQMLPCIGQGVIAIEIRKDDHAMIEICKQINHLPTFELVKPERALLEYLDANCRTPIGAYSKYLDNGDIQTDFMLGNLDGSKIVSHTEISSPKTSKEAGIKAAKIMLSNLE; encoded by the coding sequence ATGATACAAACCATTAGAATAGGGACTAGAAAAAGTAAACTCGCTTTAACACAAACTAACCTAGTTATTGAGCAAATCAAAAAGCATTTTCCTAATATTAATTGTGAGATAGTAGAAATTACTACTAGCGGTGATTTGATCCAAAATAAACCTTTATATGATATAGGCGGTAAGGCTTTATTCTTGAAAGAAATAGAGCAGGCTTTGCTTGATAAAAAGGTTGATTTGGCTGTTCATTCTTTGAAAGATGTTCCAGGAATAATACCTGAAGATTTGAGTATTGCAGCTGTTTTAGAGCGGGAAGATTCAAGAGATGTGTTTGTTTGTCTAACACATAAATCCATCGAAGAACTGCCAAAAAATGCCGTAATAGGGACTTCTTCGGTACGCCGAAAATTATGTGTACAAAGAATAAGACCGGATTTAGAAATAATAGTGTTTAGGGGTAATGTTGACTCAAGAATCAATAAGCTAATTAATAAGGAAGTCGACGCAACCATACTTGCATATGCCGGCTTAAAAAGGCTTAATGCATTTAATCCGGAATATTGTCATTTGATAGAGCATTCGCAGATGTTGCCATGTATAGGGCAAGGTGTTATTGCGATTGAAATACGAAAAGATGATCATGCTATGATTGAGATATGCAAACAAATTAACCACCTACCGACTTTTGAATTGGTAAAGCCGGAAAGAGCACTTTTAGAATATTTAGATGCAAATTGCCGCACGCCTATAGGTGCTTATTCGAAATATTTAGATAATGGTGATATACAAACCGATTTTATGCTTGGTAATCTCGATGGTAGTAAAATAGTTTCCCATACAGAAATATCTAGCCCAAAAACCTCAAAAGAAGCAGGCATAAAAGCCGCTAAAATAATGTTAAGTAACCTCGAATAA
- a CDS encoding division plane positioning ATPase MipZ — MSSKPYIFVIGNEKGGAGKTTCSIHLIVALLYQKYSVVSIDTDSRQSSLTNYLKNRDLYNEQNPDKPVLVPKHFHVKESSEEEQANSFEQILKDNMDADYIVIDTPGSHTALSRLAHSYADTIITPINDSFLDLDVIAKVDNKDEIISPSIYSQMIWEQKMQRASRDRGSIDWIILRNRLSNLDALNKRRVSNVLNKLAKRINFKLADGFSERVIYRELFLQGLTLLDLKVANYDRAFNSSHIVARQELKNFLKFLNITFVS, encoded by the coding sequence ATGAGCAGTAAGCCTTATATATTTGTTATAGGTAATGAAAAAGGTGGGGCAGGTAAAACAACCTGCTCTATCCATTTAATAGTGGCACTACTTTATCAAAAATATTCAGTTGTAAGTATTGATACTGATTCTCGCCAAAGCTCTTTAACTAATTACCTAAAAAATCGAGATTTGTATAATGAGCAAAACCCTGACAAACCGGTATTAGTACCAAAGCATTTCCATGTCAAAGAAAGTTCTGAAGAAGAGCAAGCAAATAGTTTTGAGCAGATATTAAAGGATAATATGGATGCTGATTATATAGTAATCGATACGCCTGGTAGCCATACTGCTTTATCAAGGCTTGCTCATTCTTATGCTGACACCATTATTACGCCGATAAATGATAGCTTTTTAGATTTAGACGTAATAGCAAAAGTTGACAATAAAGATGAAATTATCAGCCCCTCAATCTATAGCCAAATGATATGGGAACAGAAAATGCAGCGTGCTAGTCGTGATAGAGGGAGTATAGATTGGATAATTTTGCGTAATCGTTTAAGTAACCTTGATGCTCTAAATAAAAGACGTGTTAGTAACGTATTGAACAAGCTTGCTAAAAGAATCAATTTTAAACTCGCTGATGGTTTTAGTGAACGTGTAATATATAGAGAGTTATTTCTGCAAGGTTTAACTCTACTTGATTTAAAAGTCGCAAATTATGACCGAGCATTTAACAGCTCACATATAGTTGCTCGTCAGGAACTAAAAAATTTCTTAAAATTCCTAAATATTACTTTTGTATCCTAG
- a CDS encoding sodium:solute symporter family transporter, translating to MPNIDILIFTSFLAINLIVGFADIKNIKNIREYAIGKRNFSTGTIVATLIATWIGTSTFLIDNSRIYIDGLFYLLPSILGSVVSWLLIAYFLAPRFEHFLGSMSVAEIMGEAYGNKVRNLTAIVSILMAIGRIAIQFHIASLVLELFFGISNFYVDLFLATFIISYSAFGGVKSVTFTEAVQFFTYSAVIPVIGIIVWNVFSDPIISIDSNVQHRLTDLGMVFNYTNPKFWISLNIFIYFAIPSLGPSIFQRILMAKDIHQISRTFFISAIICLCLSVLFIWIAILLLSQNAVDSSQLFSQITKSYIGFKGLIVGVIMAMIISSTNSYINVATVSFINDICKKTSLQYSYVTAIIIGLIGFVISLYTKDLINIFLLLTSVYLPIITLPLILLIYGFKSTAKTFVIGTVAALLTIIAWQLFSLRQIIGIYPILPAAIINLLFFLGSHYILKQPGGFGSLKEPLSVRLIKQERRRRFWGLFRLIKNFNPLIYWNNTLPRQEITYSYVGIFILISIFSSLYLTPNSRIMNHLNIYNIIYHCTLVTSAILITYPLWPLRFQKKYIISLFWFIANFGILIFFSSLLVLSSNFYQLQLMSSIINLLIIATLFRWHTTLLMTIIGVFASIEFYKYFMDEKLLINIDSFQFKVIYFLTLFSGLLIVFLRPRQEQERLINLKNTHLGDRVSFREQELEKLLDLKHEFLRNINHEINTPLTGIISLGETLWANYDRFSDDQRRNAVEIIAKSSSRLNSLIGNILDFSKLSSLGYELKKESINLSELLHERIKICKKLYLNNKKLEFIAEIEENIVLKCDPHYISHTFDNLIINAISYCNDGIIKIDLQKQENNILFTIKDDGIGVPKEELQTIFGVFVVSSKTRSPAGGRGMGLALCKKVIELHGGKIWAENDEQGKTTFVFTMPL from the coding sequence ATGCCAAATATAGACATTCTTATTTTTACTAGTTTTTTAGCGATTAATTTAATCGTTGGATTTGCGGATATTAAAAATATAAAAAATATTCGGGAATATGCGATTGGGAAAAGAAATTTCTCGACCGGTACGATAGTTGCAACTCTAATTGCTACTTGGATCGGCACTAGCACTTTCCTAATCGATAATTCACGAATATATATTGACGGGTTGTTTTACTTGCTTCCTAGCATACTCGGTAGTGTTGTTAGTTGGCTATTAATTGCCTATTTTCTTGCTCCTCGTTTCGAACATTTTTTAGGCAGTATGTCAGTGGCGGAAATAATGGGGGAGGCTTACGGCAATAAAGTTCGAAATCTTACCGCTATTGTTAGCATATTAATGGCTATAGGCAGGATTGCTATTCAGTTTCATATAGCCAGTCTAGTGCTAGAGTTATTTTTTGGTATTTCAAATTTTTACGTAGATTTGTTTTTAGCGACTTTCATAATAAGCTATTCGGCTTTCGGCGGCGTTAAATCGGTTACTTTTACCGAAGCCGTACAGTTTTTTACCTATAGTGCCGTTATTCCAGTAATAGGGATTATAGTGTGGAATGTTTTTAGTGATCCTATTATTTCTATCGACTCAAATGTGCAGCATCGTCTTACCGATTTAGGTATGGTATTTAATTATACGAACCCTAAATTTTGGATATCCCTAAATATCTTTATATATTTTGCCATTCCCTCACTTGGTCCTTCAATTTTTCAAAGAATATTGATGGCAAAGGATATACACCAGATATCAAGAACCTTTTTTATTTCAGCAATTATTTGCCTTTGTTTATCTGTCTTATTCATTTGGATTGCGATATTATTGCTTTCCCAAAATGCTGTCGATAGTAGTCAATTATTTTCTCAGATTACTAAAAGCTATATAGGATTTAAAGGCTTAATAGTTGGCGTTATTATGGCAATGATAATCTCAAGCACTAACTCTTATATTAACGTTGCAACAGTAAGCTTTATTAATGATATCTGTAAAAAAACCTCGCTGCAATATAGCTATGTAACTGCGATTATCATAGGCTTGATAGGGTTCGTTATCTCACTTTATACGAAAGACCTAATTAATATATTCTTATTACTCACCAGCGTCTATTTGCCTATAATTACCTTACCGTTAATTCTCTTAATATACGGCTTTAAATCAACTGCTAAAACCTTTGTTATCGGTACAGTAGCAGCATTATTAACCATCATAGCATGGCAATTATTTTCTTTAAGGCAGATTATAGGAATTTATCCGATCTTGCCGGCTGCGATCATAAATTTACTCTTTTTCCTTGGTAGTCATTATATTTTAAAACAGCCAGGCGGTTTTGGTTCGTTAAAAGAGCCGCTGAGCGTAAGGCTGATAAAGCAAGAGCGAAGAAGAAGATTCTGGGGTTTATTCCGCTTAATCAAGAATTTTAATCCTTTGATATATTGGAATAATACATTACCACGCCAAGAAATCACTTATAGCTATGTTGGGATATTTATTTTAATCTCTATCTTTTCATCCTTATATCTTACGCCTAACAGTAGGATAATGAACCATCTAAATATATATAATATCATTTATCACTGTACGCTTGTAACTTCTGCAATACTTATCACTTATCCGTTATGGCCTTTGAGATTTCAGAAGAAATATATTATATCGTTGTTCTGGTTTATTGCTAATTTTGGGATATTGATATTTTTTAGTAGTTTGCTTGTTTTATCAAGCAACTTCTATCAATTACAATTGATGAGTTCAATAATTAACCTACTAATAATTGCGACATTGTTTAGATGGCATACTACTTTACTTATGACTATTATTGGCGTATTTGCTAGCATAGAGTTTTATAAATATTTTATGGATGAGAAGCTGTTAATTAATATAGATAGCTTCCAGTTCAAAGTGATATATTTCCTTACTTTATTCAGTGGGTTGTTAATCGTTTTCTTAAGACCAAGGCAAGAGCAGGAAAGATTAATTAACCTAAAAAATACTCATTTAGGGGATAGGGTTAGTTTTAGAGAGCAGGAACTTGAAAAATTACTTGATTTAAAACATGAATTTTTACGTAATATAAACCATGAAATAAATACGCCGCTAACCGGTATTATTAGCCTTGGTGAAACTTTATGGGCTAATTACGATAGATTTAGTGATGATCAACGTCGTAATGCAGTAGAGATAATAGCTAAAAGCTCTAGTAGGTTAAATAGTTTGATAGGCAATATTTTAGATTTCTCAAAACTATCTAGTCTTGGTTATGAGTTAAAAAAAGAAAGCATAAATTTAAGCGAGCTATTGCATGAGCGAATAAAAATATGTAAGAAATTATATTTGAACAATAAGAAGTTAGAATTTATAGCTGAAATTGAAGAAAATATAGTGCTTAAATGCGATCCTCATTATATTAGCCATACATTCGATAATTTGATAATTAACGCTATTAGCTATTGTAATGACGGCATAATAAAAATTGATTTACAAAAGCAAGAAAATAATATTTTATTTACTATTAAAGATGATGGAATAGGCGTTCCAAAAGAGGAACTACAAACTATATTCGGTGTGTTCGTCGTAAGCTCGAAAACCCGCTCACCTGCAGGTGGTAGAGGAATGGGGCTTGCTTTGTGTAAAAAGGTAATAGAGCTGCATGGCGGAAAAATCTGGGCAGAAAATGATGAGCAAGGGAAGACGACTTTTGTTTTTACTATGCCCCTTTAA